Below is a genomic region from Ziziphus jujuba cultivar Dongzao chromosome 7, ASM3175591v1.
AAATAGAATTGGAGGTGAAATCCCTGTTGTTATTCAAAAAATGAAAGCTATAAAAGTAATTGACCTTTCAGCCAACCTCCTTAATTCTTCAATCCCTTCATGGTTGGGTAATCTGAGAAACCTAGTTCAAGTTAATCTTGGATTTAATTACTTAACAGGTGGAGTTCCAAAAGGTCTTGGGAACCTTACTTCTTTGGAATTCCTTGATCTGTCTTCTAATGGATTGGAGGGAACATACCCAGTTCTCTGTGGAATCTTTGTGGCTTGAAAGTGTTGGATTTTGCAATGAACAAGTTAAATGGAACTGTTTTAGAACCTTCTGGAGGTGTATGCATTGGAAATGGTTTAGAGAAACTGAGGCTGAGGTGGAACAACTTAAGTAGACCTTTGCATGATTGGTTTGGACAGTTTCTCAATCCGAAGTTTCGTGATGTCTTTTACAACTCGTTCTATGGTCAGATTCCTGCTGTTTTTGGGGGGGTCCTTCCAAGTTGAAAGTTTTAGATCTTTCTTATAACCAGTTAAATGGGACAATTCCAGAGTCTAGGACAACTTTCAGAGCTCAAGCAATGGATTATGTCCTACCAATTCCTTGGAAGGAAACATTTCAGAAGTTCACTTCGCGAAACTCTCAGAGTTGAAAGAGATAGACATTAGTGCAAACTCTTTGGCATTCCATGTTGACCTAAATTGGGTGCCTCCATTTCAACTCAGTTACATTAGCATGAAGTCTTGTAATATAGGACCTCGAGTTCCAAATTGGCTTTGAACTCAGAAGGAAATCATTACATTGTACATCTCCAACACAAGCATCTCAGATGTTTTGCCTCCATGGTTCCCTAACCTGAAGTTTCACTTTCTTGACCTGTCTTTCAACGATATCCATGGCAGGCGGCCAACATTTTTGACAGCAAGGTCTCACTGcatgaacttgtatttcaatAACAACAGATTTGAAGGTCCTTTGccaaattttccttttaatcTAAACAGGTTGGACCTCACCAACAATCTTATTTCAGGACCTCTTCCTCAATATATTGGAAACATGGCACCTAGATTGGATAATCTGCTCTGGTAACCAAATAAGTGGTTCGATCCCAAAATCTTTGTGCCAAATCAACACTATGAGAGCTCTTGATCTCTCAAAAAACAGGTTATCTGGTGATATCCCAAATTGTTGGAGCGATTTCAAGATTTTAGCTGTACCAGATCTTTCTAAAAATAATCTATCAGGGGTCATTCCAAGCTCATTCGGGAATGCAACTTCACTTGCATCTTTACACTTGAGCAATAATAAACTTCATGGAGCGATTCCCTCTTCCTTGAGACAATGTAAAAACTTGGTCATTCTAGACCTTGGAGAAAATGCGCTGTTGTCTGGGTATCTACCTAAATGGATTGGAAAGAGTTTATTGAACCTTGAAATTCTACGGCTTCGATCAAATAAGCTCACCGGTAATATCCCTTCAGAAATATGCCAGCTTTCTCAGCTTCAAATTCTTGACCTTGCACAGAATAATATATCAGGATCAATCCCTCCCTGTTTTGGAAATTTCTCAGGCATGATCTCCCTGAACAGAACAACAAGTGAAATTGGCATCTACAAAAGGTCAACAACATATGGAGAGAACATGTTTCAGTGCATGAAAAACCTCGAATACACCAAGACACTTCGGTTGCTAATCAACATGGATATTTCAAGTAACCAAATAATTGGTACGATTCCAGAAGAGCTAACAAATCTTATCGCACTTCATGGTTTGAACTTATCCAATAACCATTTACAAGGGCACATCCCCAACACAACTGGGGCATTGAACTCGTTGGAATCTTTGGATTTCTCTAGGAACCAGCTTTCTGGTTCAATCCCAGGAAGTATAGCTTTTCTGACTTCTCTAAGCCATTTAAACTTGTCCTACAACATGTTATCTGGAAAAATTCCAACTGGGAATCGGCTTCAAACACTTGTAGATCCTTCCATATATGCTGGCAACTCAGGACTCTGTGGTGCTCCCTTACCAGAGTGTGCAGCAAGTGATGAGCCACCTCAAGCTGAAGATGAGGGaaagaagaaaggaaatatAAGTGACTTTGAGTGGTTCTGCATACCCATCTCAGCAGGTACGTTACAGGCCTATTGGGAGTTCTATGTGTTATGATGTACAAGAAGAGCTGGAGGTATGCATATTTCAAGTTTTGCAGATAAATTCATAGACAGCAATGCATAGCAATAAGACCAAAAGCATGGTCATAGAAAAAAAGGTCAAATACTCAAACAGAGTGGAAAAGCTAGCTAGCAAATTGTTTTTGTCTGTGGCTGAAGCAGCGGCATATAAAAGATCCTTTAGGTTTCCTACACCAAAACTGTCTTTTGCTTCTGATTTTTGTGTTACAGGTaccaaaaaattcaacaaatagTTTATCACATGATCCGTTATCCTATTggttgacaaatatatatatttgtgcatGATATATGTTAAATATGGTGTGTgcgtatctatatatatatatgtatatataagtaaatatttttactttaaataataaatattatctatttgGTTTTATATGTTTGTCTCCAACGTCTTTagcatgttttctaaatttattcgTATCTTAGAGAATGTTTCCAACtttttttcaaatcctaaatttcaaataaaactaTGAAcgcattttttatcatttaatcaTTTTGCAATATGGTACAGACAAGCCCTGAAACTTTCTAATCATACACATCTGCAACATTCCAATTcacaattttgtaaaataacaacaaatcaaattaatggAAAACTAATCTCACAGTTGGGTTCATTTTCCCTACATACTTTTTatgtgtaaaaaatatataaaatgcaaattaactctcattttttattttaaacaacCATATCTAAAACTCAaacaataaagaagaaaaagtattgGAACtacattgaaattcataataataatgaaagatcACTTGATTACATATATTAGTAAAACCAAAGGCCATTCCATATGATGGAGAATGACAATAGGATTATAACTACTAgggttttatgatattaagggttttaatattattatgtttattaggttttgttttattattattttagttttcttatgttttaagaaagttttattattttagtttccttatttaattggggtattttatttttaattttcttaggtTGTTAGGCAGTTTATTATACAAATGAGGATCTCTACAGCCTTTGTTGTACagttgataataataaaagtatttttGTGATATTATTTTCTCTGATTTTACATGATGCAAATTAAAATTAGGTGTCATGTCTAGGGGATTTAGGAATGATTTGTAAAATTGTTCTAATGTGATACTAcagatttattttataatttttagttttcttttcttccctaCCTGTCGTACATCACTATATCTTCACATTGCCACTACACGCTACATGTTATTGTGGTTCTATTGCAGAAGTTACAAGGGGATGCAGGTGGCGCTAGGGGGGCATAAGAAAAATGTCTTTCCATGTAAGAAGATTTTAGAGAAACTGAGGAAAGTTCTGGGTTGAAAATACTGCTCAAGGAAATAGATGCATCTTTTGATATGAATGGGTCACTTTTATTCTGGAAATAAGTAGAGGCCATATGAATCTATGATCTCACAGCAAAAGTCCACAATTGGTCAAGAACAAAAGTCTAATTAAGCTAGAAAATctatattaaaacaaaatcaaaatattaaggaATACTACATGTAAGCTACCTAACAGCTAAGCCTTCTACCTTTACGTGTACAGGGCAGTTCAATTGTTCAAGTGAATGAAagcatttaaacaaaaataaaattacaatagtTTAAATCAAATATGCatttaaatgtatatattgatGGAGAACGATGGGGATTACAAAAGATTTTAATCATTagggttttatgatttttaagattttaatattattatgtttatttgatatttacggttttaatattattatgtttattaggtttcttattattattttagtttccttaaGTTTTTAGGAAggtttattatttagtttctttatataactaggtttcctattattttagttttctaatgttATTAggtgattttattataaatagggaTTTCTGAAATTCTTTtagaaattgattaataatacaagtatttttttatgagTTATTTCTCTTACTTTGTGCAACGCAAAACAAACTGTGATGCCTAGGAATTTTAGGAGTAATTCTTAAAATTGTTCTAGTATGATGCTAGAACCCTATCTATCAATTTTCAATTCTCAATTCTCTTTTCTTCCCCATATGTCCTGCATCAGTTTGGTATCATAGCCTGGTTCCAACCTGTTTTGTGAACAGTAACCGCGTGAACAACCGTAAACAGTAACCCTACACTGCATGAACAGTTTCGTGAACACTATTTCACCGTACTCCTTGTAAACAGTATCCGGTGATCAGATTGTTTCTTTGGCTTAAAGAATCATGATTACACAATCTGGAAAAGGTTTTAAACGCAAAATGGCTAACAATCAATTTGAAGAACTATTTATTCATATAGTAGAACAAGTGGAGTCTTTTActgtttgaagctaagattacCAATATTAAAGCACAAATATTTCAGTCTAATAGTTTCTCAATTAACAATAAACAAGATGAGGTTCTTGAAGCCAATGATGATAAAAATCAAGAGAAGCAACCAGCAAAGACAACTACTCCAATACCCTATCCTCCTACAGCCTAGCAAGCATCTAATTGGGTGAGAAATATGTTTCAATTAACACAAGAACGTCAAACATCACAAAGAGAGTAAAGATTGAAGTACCAGATTTAAAAGGTAAGGTTAATCCAACCAAGTTTGCTGACTGGCTTTCTTCCattgaagaatattttgatCGGTATGATATGGATGATGATCGGAGAGTACGATTTGCTAGGATGAATCTAGTAGGTCTTGCTAAAATTTGGTGGATGGGTATTCAAGGGGACTTAAGAATGGGGCTACCATCCATTGGTACTTGGCAAGAGATGAAATCTAAGATTAGGGAAAAATACATACCTATCAATTATTATGACAAATTATGTGAGCAAGCAATCAACTTGAAGCAAAATAATATGTCAGTTGCCGAATATATGCAAAAGTTTGATGAATTGAAGACTCGAAGTCAAATACTTGAAGATCCAAGGCAAACACTAGCAAGGTTTAAATCTGGGTTGAGGTTTGACATTAGAAGGGAGCTGTTACGACAACCCATCCATAGTTTGGAGCAAGCTTTTCAAATTTCTTTGGATTTGGAGGAGTATCTTGGAAGTTTTAAGAGTCCTGATGCAACATTGAATCAGAGCATTGGAACTACAGCAAATCAACCATCTAATCAGCCCACAAAGTCCAAGGAATCTACTTTTGATGCTGCTAATTTTAGAGAAAAGGACCACAAATATTTCAAGTGTGGACAGCCTGGTCATGGCATACAATTGTTCCAAGAAAAACTTACATCTTGGTAGAAAACATGAAGAAAAATCGGATCAACAAAAGGGAGAGGATGAAAAGAACTTCGACTACGACATCTATAATCCAGATgatttggaagaagaagatgaaatagATGCTTCGTTAATTGCTGCTGTTAGACGTATTCTTTGAATTccgaaagatgagaaggaagattGGAAACGCATAtctttttttcaaatgttgGTTCGTTGTGGAAATCAAGCACAAAAGCTTAT
It encodes:
- the LOC125423779 gene encoding receptor-like protein EIX1 — protein: MLPSLSYLRLSSCGLSGKDLFGGYVNSTLLEHFDVSVNRIGGEIPVVIQKMKAIKVIDLSANLLNSSIPSWLGNLRNLVQVNLGFNYLTGGVPKVLDFAMNKLNGTVLEPSGGVCIGNGLEKLRLRWNNLSRPLHDWFGQFLNPKFRDVFYNSFYGQIPADNFQSSSNGLCPTNSLEGNISEVHFAKLSELKEIDISANSLAFHVDLNWVPPFQLSYISMKSCNIGPRVPNWLTGWTSPTILFQDLFLNILETWHLDWIICSGNQISGSIPKSLCQINTMRALDLSKNRLSGDIPNCWSDFKILAVPDLSKNNLSGVIPSSFGNATSLASLHLSNNKLHGAIPSSLRQCKNLVILDLGENALLSGYLPKWIGKSLLNLEILRLRSNKLTGNIPSEICQLSQLQILDLAQNNISGSIPPCFGNFSGMISLNRTTSEIGIYKRSTTYGENMFQCMKNLEYTKTLRLLINMDISSNQIIGTIPEELTNLIALHGLNLSNNHLQGHIPNTTGALNSLESLDFSRNQLSGSIPGSIAFLTSLSHLNLSYNMLSGKIPTGNRLQTLVDPSIYAGNSGLCGAPLPECAASDEPPQAEDEGKKKGNISDFEWFCIPISAGTLQAYWEFYVL